From one Sphingomonas xanthus genomic stretch:
- a CDS encoding replication-associated recombination protein A, whose amino-acid sequence MVDLFAEELPSDPPAEAADPHAPLADRLRPASLDAIVGQDHLTGPDGAIGRMIAAGKLSSMVLWGPPGTGKTSIARLLADAVGLRFVALSAVFSGVADLKKIFSEARVAAKAGRRTLLFVDEIHRFNRSQQDGFLPFVEDGTITLVGATTENPSFELNAALLSRCQVLILRRLGPEALASLLDRAEALVGRSLPLTTDAREALIASADGDGRFLLNQAETLFDVGLDEPLDPAGLASFLQRRVAVYDKDREGHYNLISALHKSIRGSDPQAALYYLARMLVAGEEPLFVLRRLVRTAVEDIGLADPQALVQCLAAKDAYDFLGSPEGELAIVQACLYLAAAPKSNAAYKAQKAAWRSARETGSLMPPMNIVNAPTKMMKEAGYGKDYAYDHDTEDGFSGADYWPEEMTAQAYYHPVNRGFEAKIAERLAFWDEKRRQRRKQH is encoded by the coding sequence ATGGTCGATTTGTTCGCTGAGGAGCTGCCATCCGACCCGCCCGCCGAGGCGGCGGATCCGCATGCCCCGCTCGCCGACCGGCTTCGCCCCGCATCGCTCGACGCGATCGTCGGGCAGGACCATTTGACCGGTCCGGACGGCGCCATCGGCCGGATGATCGCGGCCGGCAAATTATCGTCAATGGTCCTGTGGGGACCGCCGGGCACGGGCAAGACCAGCATCGCCCGGCTGCTCGCCGATGCCGTAGGCCTGCGCTTCGTAGCCCTGTCCGCGGTCTTTTCGGGGGTCGCCGACCTCAAGAAAATCTTCTCCGAGGCGCGCGTCGCAGCCAAGGCCGGTCGGCGGACCTTGTTGTTCGTGGATGAAATCCACCGCTTCAACCGCTCGCAGCAGGACGGATTCCTACCCTTCGTCGAGGACGGGACGATCACGCTGGTCGGCGCGACCACCGAAAACCCCAGTTTCGAGCTCAATGCCGCCTTGCTCTCACGCTGCCAGGTCCTGATCCTGCGGCGGCTCGGGCCCGAGGCGCTGGCTAGCCTGCTCGACCGTGCCGAAGCCCTGGTTGGGCGGTCCCTGCCGCTCACCACGGATGCCCGCGAGGCGCTGATCGCCAGCGCGGACGGCGATGGCCGCTTCCTGCTCAACCAGGCCGAGACCCTATTCGACGTCGGCCTCGACGAGCCGCTCGATCCAGCCGGTCTCGCCTCCTTCCTGCAACGGCGCGTCGCGGTCTACGACAAGGACCGCGAGGGCCATTACAACCTCATCTCCGCGCTTCACAAATCGATCCGCGGTTCCGACCCGCAGGCCGCACTCTATTATCTCGCGCGGATGCTGGTGGCGGGGGAGGAACCCTTGTTCGTTCTTCGTCGGCTAGTTCGGACGGCGGTGGAGGATATCGGGCTGGCGGACCCGCAGGCCCTGGTCCAATGCCTTGCAGCCAAGGATGCCTACGATTTCCTCGGGAGTCCGGAAGGCGAGTTGGCGATCGTCCAAGCCTGCCTCTATCTTGCCGCCGCCCCCAAATCCAATGCGGCCTACAAGGCGCAGAAGGCAGCCTGGCGCAGCGCCCGCGAGACCGGCTCGCTGATGCCGCCGATGAACATCGTCAATGCGCCAACCAAGATGATGAAGGAGGCAGGTTATGGTAAGGACTATGCCTACGACCATGATACCGAGGACGGATTTTCCGGCGCCGACTATTGGCCGGAAGAGATGACCGCACAGGCATACTACCACCCCGTGAACCGCGGCTTTGAGGCAAAAATCGCGGAGCGGCTTGCGTTCTGGGATGAAAAGCGCCGACAACGGCGGAAACAGCACTGA
- a CDS encoding PadR family transcriptional regulator — MRFDYQFGDGSQRRQGSPHRHGFNFGPFSFEFDADGGPAGRGGGRRGRERKRMFSGGELRLVLLKLIADQPRHGYELIKAIEDMTEGDYAPSPGIVYPTLTMLEDMGLIAERKSKDAKKIFGATDEGRAHLEEHQEEVNELIERLEGHGRHRRRRQRPEIGRAIGNLMTALRNRIAQDGWNDQLLHEVIDILDEAAQRIERVRDAKRDED; from the coding sequence ATGCGCTTCGACTATCAATTCGGCGACGGCAGCCAGCGGCGTCAGGGTTCGCCGCACCGCCATGGGTTCAACTTCGGGCCATTCAGCTTCGAGTTCGATGCCGACGGCGGGCCGGCGGGCCGCGGCGGCGGTCGGCGGGGACGCGAACGCAAGCGGATGTTTTCCGGGGGCGAGCTTCGCCTCGTGCTCCTCAAGCTGATCGCCGACCAGCCGCGTCACGGCTATGAGCTGATCAAGGCCATCGAGGATATGACGGAGGGTGATTATGCGCCGTCACCGGGAATCGTCTATCCGACGCTGACCATGCTTGAAGACATGGGCCTGATCGCCGAGCGCAAGTCGAAGGACGCCAAGAAGATCTTCGGCGCGACCGACGAGGGACGCGCCCATCTTGAAGAGCACCAGGAAGAGGTCAACGAACTGATCGAGCGGCTGGAAGGCCATGGTCGCCACCGGCGGCGTCGGCAGCGGCCCGAGATCGGAAGGGCCATCGGCAACCTCATGACCGCGCTGCGCAACCGCATTGCCCAGGACGGCTGGAACGACCAGCTGCTTCATGAGGTGATCGACATCCTCGACGAGGCCGCGCAGCGGATCGAGCGCGTTCGCGACGCGAAGCGCGACGAGGATTAG
- a CDS encoding glycosyltransferase family 4 protein: protein MKPEELRIALFSGNYNYVRDGANQALNRLVGFLLRQGAQVRVYSPVVEEPAFKATGEMVNVPSFAIPLRSEYRVPFRLDRAVRKDLETFRPNVIHIASPDIVAHRAVTWARRRAIPVVASVHTRFETYLQYYHLQMLEPAVRAILRRFYRRCDALLVPAESTAAILRAQRMNADISIWSRGVDRTQFNPERRSLEWRRGQGIGDEDMAVAFLGRLVLEKGLDVFSNAIIAARERDVPLKVLAIGDGPARDYFQQRLPDAIFTGQLTGDELGRALASADVFLNPSITETFGNVTLEAMACALPVVAAAASGASSLVKDQVTGRLTAPGNIAGYAEALADYQHDPDLRARHGASGLAFAKTMDWDEINAAVMHVYERVIDRRGQA, encoded by the coding sequence ATGAAGCCCGAAGAGCTCCGCATCGCCCTATTTTCCGGCAATTATAATTATGTCCGCGACGGCGCGAACCAGGCGCTGAACCGGCTAGTCGGCTTCCTCCTTCGCCAAGGCGCTCAGGTCCGCGTCTATTCGCCGGTGGTCGAGGAGCCGGCGTTCAAGGCAACCGGCGAAATGGTCAACGTGCCGTCCTTCGCAATCCCGTTGCGCAGTGAATATCGGGTGCCGTTTCGGCTCGACCGCGCAGTCCGCAAGGACCTTGAAACCTTTCGGCCCAACGTCATTCACATCGCCAGCCCGGATATCGTCGCGCACCGCGCGGTGACCTGGGCCCGCCGCCGCGCCATTCCGGTCGTCGCATCGGTCCACACCCGCTTCGAGACGTATCTCCAATATTATCACCTGCAGATGCTTGAGCCCGCCGTCCGGGCCATCTTGCGGCGTTTCTACCGTCGCTGCGACGCGCTGCTAGTGCCGGCGGAATCGACCGCCGCGATCCTTCGTGCGCAGCGCATGAACGCCGATATCTCCATCTGGTCGCGCGGGGTCGATCGGACCCAGTTCAACCCGGAACGAAGGAGCCTCGAATGGCGGCGCGGCCAAGGCATCGGCGACGAGGACATGGCCGTCGCCTTCCTCGGTCGGCTGGTTTTGGAAAAAGGTTTAGACGTTTTTTCAAACGCCATAATCGCCGCGCGCGAACGCGACGTCCCGCTCAAGGTGCTGGCGATCGGCGACGGCCCGGCCCGCGACTATTTCCAGCAGCGACTGCCCGACGCGATCTTTACGGGTCAGTTGACCGGCGACGAGCTCGGCCGCGCACTGGCTTCGGCCGATGTGTTCCTCAATCCCTCGATCACCGAAACGTTCGGCAACGTTACGCTGGAAGCCATGGCTTGCGCCCTTCCGGTCGTCGCCGCCGCCGCATCGGGCGCGTCCAGCCTGGTCAAGGACCAGGTCACCGGTCGACTGACCGCGCCTGGCAATATTGCCGGCTATGCCGAGGCGCTGGCGGATTATCAGCATGACCCCGACCTTCGCGCCCGCCACGGCGCTTCGGGCCTGGCTTTCGCCAAGACGATGGACTGGGACGAGATCAACGCCGCGGTGATGCACGTCTACGAGCGCGTCATCGACCGGCGAGGCCAGGCCTAA
- a CDS encoding DNA-deoxyinosine glycosylase has protein sequence MPPIGSDDPMLLILGSLPGDASLRAQRYYAHPQNQFWRLLGAAIGEPLAALDYDQRIARLWARRIALWDTVGEARRTGSLDGAIREPVTNALADFIAARPGLLAIGFNGQSAARFGRRTLGDVAGLELIDLPSSSPAYTLPIDSKLGRWMALRPFASAAEHATLPR, from the coding sequence ATGCCCCCGATCGGGTCGGACGATCCCATGCTGCTGATACTTGGTAGCCTGCCGGGGGACGCGTCGCTGCGTGCCCAGCGCTACTACGCCCATCCACAGAACCAGTTCTGGCGGCTGCTTGGCGCGGCGATCGGGGAACCGCTTGCGGCCCTCGACTATGACCAGCGCATCGCGCGTCTTTGGGCCCGGCGCATTGCCCTTTGGGACACGGTTGGGGAGGCGAGACGGACGGGCAGCCTCGACGGCGCGATTCGCGAGCCTGTCACCAATGCGCTGGCGGATTTTATTGCTGCTCGTCCGGGGCTGCTGGCGATCGGCTTTAACGGGCAGTCGGCAGCCCGATTCGGACGCCGAACGCTCGGCGATGTCGCAGGCCTCGAACTAATCGACCTGCCTTCGTCGAGTCCCGCCTACACGCTGCCGATCGACTCCAAGCTTGGACGCTGGATGGCACTGCGCCCGTTTGCAAGCGCGGCGGAACATGCCACATTGCCGCGATGA
- a CDS encoding GreA/GreB family elongation factor, whose protein sequence is MSVAFRRECDEEHLEPRFELPIPPGPNLVTKRGLDQIQARNDQIDETLQRLLTVEERKAVLRDARYWRQRLASARLALPADGHAVAFGTRVTFIRDCQTVTLELVGHDESDPATNRIAFTAPLARVLIGAEVGDEIDFAGANQPLLVTEIAALPV, encoded by the coding sequence ATGAGCGTCGCCTTTCGCCGTGAATGCGACGAGGAGCATCTCGAACCTCGCTTCGAGTTGCCGATTCCGCCTGGCCCGAACCTGGTCACGAAACGCGGCCTTGACCAGATCCAGGCACGCAACGACCAAATTGATGAAACCCTTCAGCGTCTATTGACGGTCGAAGAGCGCAAGGCCGTTCTGCGCGATGCTCGATACTGGCGACAACGGCTTGCCAGCGCCCGGCTCGCCCTGCCTGCCGATGGGCATGCGGTAGCGTTCGGGACCCGGGTCACCTTCATACGCGATTGCCAAACCGTCACGCTGGAGCTGGTCGGACATGATGAGAGCGATCCGGCAACGAACCGGATCGCCTTTACTGCACCGCTGGCGCGCGTCCTGATCGGCGCCGAAGTCGGTGACGAGATTGATTTCGCCGGAGCAAATCAGCCACTACTGGTCACCGAGATCGCGGCCCTGCCCGTCTAA
- a CDS encoding GNAT family N-acetyltransferase gives MIRTERLELRRWRDEDRAPFAQMGQDPEVMRHFPSLLTKTQSDAMIDERFEAHFDQHNFGFWALERRSDRCFLGFAGISKVGFQCPIEGQVEIGWRLARHAWGQGFAFEAASAAMNYGFGHLGLDRIVAMTVIGNERSRRLIAKLGMARAPEWDFDHPRVPAGSPVRPQIVYSRNR, from the coding sequence TTGATCCGCACCGAGAGACTCGAACTTCGCCGCTGGCGCGATGAGGATCGGGCGCCATTTGCGCAGATGGGGCAGGATCCCGAGGTCATGCGGCACTTCCCATCACTTCTGACCAAGACGCAGAGCGATGCGATGATCGACGAGCGTTTCGAGGCTCATTTCGATCAGCACAACTTTGGTTTCTGGGCGCTGGAACGTCGTTCAGACCGGTGTTTTCTGGGCTTCGCGGGCATTTCGAAGGTCGGATTCCAATGTCCCATCGAAGGTCAGGTCGAAATCGGATGGCGGCTCGCCCGGCATGCCTGGGGCCAGGGCTTTGCATTTGAAGCGGCTTCAGCCGCCATGAATTATGGGTTCGGGCACCTGGGCCTTGACCGGATCGTAGCAATGACGGTCATTGGGAATGAACGGTCGCGGCGGTTGATAGCCAAACTCGGGATGGCTCGGGCGCCTGAATGGGATTTCGATCACCCAAGAGTACCGGCGGGTAGTCCAGTGCGCCCGCAGATCGTTTATTCCAGAAACCGGTGA
- the wecB gene encoding non-hydrolyzing UDP-N-acetylglucosamine 2-epimerase: MKRPAPKVGGKLRHYPVALVIGTRPEAIKLSPVVHALAARGEPPRLLLTGQQPGLELSDHGLQGFAVTPLHLPGQPDPVLHAELVRGALKRLLEPAPPQLLLVQGSTSSALGGALAGRDLGIALGHVEAGLRTHDRALPWPEEDNRQAIDRIADLLFAPTAANAANLQREEVPGEVHVTGNSGIDALAAIAGPLPLRPRRRWWRREFRLLVTCHRRENWEGGLARLAEALIRLAAEGVASDVLLPPNPTVTGRLTALIGGQSLIRLAAPISHAAMIAAIRSAQLVLSDSGGIQEEAPALGVPLLVLREKSERPEGVAAGNAILVGTDPDRIVEEVGRLRRDRSALKAMSRPTMPFGDGHAAPRIAAACLDYLARQRQQPARHLG; encoded by the coding sequence GTGAAAAGACCGGCGCCGAAGGTAGGGGGAAAGCTGCGCCATTATCCAGTCGCGCTGGTCATCGGAACACGCCCGGAAGCCATCAAGCTCAGTCCCGTTGTCCACGCGCTTGCTGCGCGAGGTGAACCGCCTCGCCTGTTGCTGACCGGCCAACAGCCGGGCTTGGAACTGTCCGACCACGGTTTGCAGGGCTTTGCCGTAACGCCGCTACATTTGCCCGGCCAACCCGACCCGGTGCTCCATGCCGAGCTGGTGCGCGGGGCGCTGAAACGCCTGCTGGAGCCTGCCCCGCCGCAGCTGCTGCTGGTCCAGGGCAGCACGTCGAGCGCGCTTGGCGGTGCGCTGGCCGGCCGGGACCTCGGAATTGCCTTGGGCCATGTCGAGGCGGGTTTGCGGACCCACGACCGTGCGCTGCCCTGGCCCGAAGAGGATAACCGCCAGGCCATCGACCGGATCGCCGACCTGCTGTTCGCACCGACTGCTGCCAACGCCGCCAATTTGCAGCGCGAGGAAGTGCCGGGCGAAGTCCATGTCACCGGCAATAGCGGGATCGACGCGCTGGCGGCGATCGCCGGCCCGCTTCCGCTGCGCCCGCGCCGGCGCTGGTGGCGGCGCGAGTTTCGACTACTGGTAACCTGCCACCGGCGCGAGAATTGGGAAGGCGGCCTGGCCAGGCTGGCGGAAGCGCTGATCCGGCTTGCCGCCGAAGGGGTCGCAAGCGACGTGCTGCTCCCGCCCAACCCAACTGTGACCGGGCGACTGACCGCATTGATCGGGGGACAGTCATTGATCCGCTTGGCTGCCCCCATCTCGCATGCGGCCATGATTGCAGCGATCCGGTCCGCCCAGCTGGTCCTGAGCGATAGCGGCGGCATCCAAGAAGAAGCGCCGGCACTTGGCGTTCCGCTTCTCGTGTTGCGCGAAAAGAGCGAGCGACCTGAAGGCGTCGCCGCGGGTAATGCCATACTGGTCGGTACCGACCCGGACCGCATCGTGGAGGAGGTGGGCCGGCTTCGCCGCGACCGTTCGGCGCTGAAAGCCATGTCGCGGCCGACGATGCCGTTCGGCGACGGCCACGCTGCCCCGCGCATCGCCGCGGCCTGCCTCGACTATCTTGCCCGGCAACGTCAGCAACCCGCGCGCCACCTCGGCTGA
- a CDS encoding phosphodiesterase, producing the protein MASRRPSIDGILVAQVTDLHIGFDRDNPHELNVRRLNMVIDQLNAMRPKPSMLLVTGDLVENGDDLDAYRHMRSLVARWEGPILWAIGNHDSREAFLEVTPGMPTDEHGFVQYEADHGGVRWIILDTLDPGRHGGMLCDERANWLDLRLQERTDVPTVIVLHHPPVDTGIDWMSALSCEEWVQRLEAVVKPATQVVGMIAGHVHRPIATSFAGKPLAICSSTAPWVALQLEDIDPRRPDGRPLILGDAPAYALHYWNGERLLTHFDVAGPRHVMASYDDNLQPMIRDFIAERGTG; encoded by the coding sequence TTGGCCAGCAGGCGACCATCGATCGACGGCATTCTGGTTGCACAGGTCACCGACCTGCACATCGGCTTTGACCGCGACAACCCGCACGAGCTCAACGTGCGCCGGCTCAACATGGTGATCGACCAGCTCAACGCCATGCGGCCCAAGCCGTCGATGCTTCTCGTGACCGGCGACCTCGTCGAAAATGGCGATGATCTCGACGCCTATCGCCACATGCGTTCCCTGGTTGCGCGCTGGGAAGGGCCAATCCTGTGGGCGATCGGCAACCATGACAGCCGCGAAGCCTTCCTCGAAGTGACCCCGGGAATGCCCACCGACGAGCATGGCTTCGTCCAATATGAGGCGGATCATGGCGGAGTGCGGTGGATCATTCTCGATACACTGGACCCGGGCCGTCACGGCGGAATGCTGTGCGACGAGCGCGCCAACTGGCTCGACCTGCGCCTGCAGGAGCGGACTGACGTGCCGACGGTCATCGTTCTTCACCACCCGCCGGTCGATACCGGGATCGACTGGATGAGCGCGTTGAGCTGCGAGGAATGGGTGCAGCGGCTGGAAGCGGTGGTGAAACCCGCGACGCAGGTGGTCGGGATGATCGCCGGTCATGTCCACCGGCCGATAGCGACGAGCTTCGCAGGCAAGCCGCTGGCGATCTGCTCCTCGACGGCGCCCTGGGTGGCGCTGCAACTTGAAGATATCGATCCCAGGCGACCCGATGGAAGGCCCCTGATCCTCGGCGACGCCCCGGCCTATGCGCTACATTATTGGAACGGAGAGCGGCTGCTGACCCATTTCGATGTTGCCGGGCCGCGCCATGTCATGGCCAGCTATGACGACAATCTGCAGCCGATGATCCGCGACTTTATCGCCGAACGCGGGACCGGCTGA
- a CDS encoding NADH dehydrogenase ubiquinone Fe-S protein 4, protein MIVARIIEEQRKTTQSGRAQEGCWTLEFERQQPQRADPLTGWNGSGDTPTQVRLRFDSKDEALAYATRKGLTVHVVPAPPVTMKIQAYADNFR, encoded by the coding sequence ATGATCGTCGCCCGGATTATCGAGGAGCAGCGCAAGACGACCCAGTCGGGGCGTGCGCAGGAAGGTTGCTGGACCCTTGAGTTCGAGCGGCAGCAGCCGCAGCGCGCCGATCCGCTGACGGGCTGGAACGGGTCCGGCGACACGCCTACCCAGGTTCGCCTTCGCTTCGACAGCAAGGACGAGGCGCTGGCCTATGCGACGCGCAAGGGACTGACGGTCCACGTGGTCCCCGCGCCACCGGTGACGATGAAAATCCAGGCTTACGCGGACAACTTCCGCTAG
- the hrpB gene encoding ATP-dependent helicase HrpB: MNRSALPIDDVLPQLLHALNEGTRALLIAPPGAGKTTRVAPALLNQRWLDGRQLLLLVPRRLAARSAAEFMARELGQEAGATIGYATRLDSRVGKASRVIVMTHGVYLARLQADPELAGVGAVLFDEVHERSLDSDLALALTLDAAEGLRPDLRIVPMSATLDGERFARLLGDPPRIESQGRSHPLTLLHQGRDSAQRIEPQMAAAIRAALRDHDGSLLAFLPGMAEIERTAEALGNLPETVILHRLHGAIDPAQQRAALAPPKPGTRKLVLASAIAETSLTLDDVRIVVDSGLARRPRYDRGAGLTRLVTERASRAAATQRAGRAARQAPGVAIRLWEEAATASLPAHDPPEILVADLTSLLLTCHLWGETDVARLPFLDPPPPAALAEARSRLQRLHALDDDGRVTAHGRAIAAIPLEPRLAHMLLEARRRGFGPAAAEAAALLTERGIGGNDADLEVRLRRWKSDRGPRAEAARRMAGRWAGGQADRQAGQDLARAIALAFPDRVSRRRDSAGEHWQSVGGRGFRLDSSSPLARSEWLAVAEVAGAASGARIMSAAAITLDQVEELFSDTIHGFAEVRFDPTSGTTSATRGRRLGRIKLSSAPDPSPDQAAIEAGLIDAVRRHGLAILPWNGEATALRRRAAFAAQHDESIPDLSDAALLAKLDDWLTPLLAGKRRLDGLAGLSSALDGLLGHAGRRAVDRLAPTHFCTPAGSSHSIDYSAPGGPTVEVRAQALYGLKLHPMVGGGRVPLTLAITSPAHRPIQTTRDLPSFWAGSWRDVAKEMRGRYPKHPWPDDPAGAAPTLRTKRAGS; encoded by the coding sequence ATGAATCGCTCCGCGCTCCCGATTGACGATGTCCTGCCGCAGCTCCTCCACGCGCTGAACGAGGGTACGCGCGCCCTGCTGATCGCGCCGCCCGGCGCCGGCAAGACGACCCGGGTGGCGCCGGCCCTGCTCAACCAACGCTGGCTGGATGGAAGGCAACTGCTGCTGTTGGTTCCACGCCGCCTTGCCGCCCGCAGCGCCGCCGAATTCATGGCGCGGGAATTGGGACAAGAGGCGGGCGCGACGATTGGCTATGCGACGCGCCTCGACAGCCGGGTGGGCAAGGCAAGCCGGGTCATCGTCATGACCCACGGGGTCTATCTGGCGCGCCTTCAGGCCGATCCGGAACTTGCCGGGGTCGGAGCGGTGCTGTTCGACGAGGTCCATGAGCGCAGCCTCGACAGCGACCTTGCACTGGCATTGACTCTCGATGCCGCGGAGGGACTGCGTCCCGACCTTCGCATCGTGCCGATGTCGGCGACACTGGATGGCGAACGCTTTGCCCGGCTGCTCGGCGATCCGCCGCGCATCGAGAGCCAAGGGAGGAGCCATCCGCTCACGCTGCTCCACCAAGGCCGCGACTCTGCCCAGCGGATCGAGCCGCAGATGGCCGCTGCGATCCGCGCCGCGTTACGCGATCATGACGGATCGCTGCTCGCCTTCCTGCCCGGAATGGCGGAAATAGAGCGAACTGCCGAGGCCTTGGGGAACCTGCCCGAAACCGTTATCCTCCACCGCCTGCACGGTGCGATCGATCCCGCGCAGCAGCGCGCCGCCCTCGCCCCGCCCAAGCCTGGAACCCGAAAACTAGTGCTGGCGAGCGCGATCGCCGAGACCAGCCTGACACTCGATGATGTTCGCATCGTCGTCGACAGCGGCCTTGCCCGCCGGCCGCGCTATGACCGGGGCGCTGGGCTGACCCGGCTGGTGACCGAGCGGGCCAGCCGCGCCGCCGCGACCCAGCGCGCCGGCCGTGCCGCGCGTCAGGCCCCGGGCGTTGCGATCCGCCTGTGGGAGGAAGCGGCCACCGCCTCGCTGCCCGCGCACGACCCGCCCGAAATCCTCGTAGCCGACCTGACGAGCTTGCTCCTGACCTGTCATCTGTGGGGTGAAACCGACGTCGCGCGCCTACCTTTCCTCGACCCGCCTCCGCCCGCAGCGCTGGCCGAAGCGCGAAGCCGCCTGCAGCGCCTCCACGCGCTCGATGACGATGGGCGGGTCACCGCGCATGGACGCGCAATAGCGGCCATCCCGCTGGAACCGCGGCTGGCGCACATGCTCCTCGAAGCCAGGCGGCGCGGGTTCGGTCCGGCCGCCGCCGAGGCCGCCGCCTTGCTTACCGAGCGCGGCATCGGTGGCAATGACGCCGATCTCGAAGTGCGGCTCCGCCGCTGGAAATCGGACCGCGGACCGCGCGCCGAGGCTGCCCGCCGCATGGCAGGACGATGGGCCGGAGGACAGGCCGACCGCCAAGCCGGCCAGGATCTTGCCCGGGCGATTGCGCTCGCCTTCCCCGACCGCGTGTCGCGGCGGCGCGATTCAGCGGGGGAACATTGGCAATCGGTCGGCGGTCGCGGCTTTCGTTTGGATTCCTCGTCCCCGCTGGCCCGCAGCGAATGGCTTGCCGTCGCCGAGGTCGCAGGCGCTGCTTCGGGCGCGCGGATCATGTCCGCCGCCGCCATCACCCTCGATCAGGTCGAAGAGCTTTTCAGCGACACGATCCATGGCTTCGCCGAAGTCCGGTTCGATCCTACCAGCGGCACCACCAGCGCGACTCGCGGTCGGCGGCTTGGCCGGATCAAACTGTCCTCCGCGCCCGATCCCTCGCCCGACCAGGCGGCCATCGAGGCCGGGCTGATCGATGCGGTGCGGCGGCATGGGCTGGCGATCCTGCCGTGGAACGGAGAGGCGACTGCGCTGCGCCGGCGCGCGGCCTTTGCCGCGCAGCATGATGAGAGCATCCCTGACCTGTCTGACGCGGCGCTGCTCGCCAAGCTCGATGACTGGCTCACCCCCTTGCTGGCTGGCAAAAGGAGGCTGGACGGATTGGCCGGCCTCAGTTCGGCGCTCGATGGCCTGTTGGGCCATGCAGGACGCCGTGCGGTCGACCGCCTCGCGCCGACCCATTTCTGCACTCCTGCCGGATCTTCGCACTCTATCGACTATTCCGCGCCCGGCGGTCCGACGGTCGAGGTCCGGGCGCAGGCGCTCTATGGCCTAAAGCTTCACCCGATGGTCGGTGGCGGGCGCGTGCCACTGACGCTGGCGATCACCTCCCCTGCCCACCGGCCAATTCAGACCACCCGGGACTTACCGTCCTTCTGGGCGGGAAGCTGGCGTGACGTCGCCAAGGAAATGCGCGGTCGCTATCCCAAGCATCCCTGGCCCGACGATCCGGCCGGGGCTGCCCCGACGCTGCGCACTAAGCGCGCCGGCTCTTGA
- a CDS encoding DUF411 domain-containing protein: MRKTLFGGIAFAAMFVATAAHAATMTVYKHPSCGCCAKWIEHVEQHGFTVDVVPTTEMMALKTKLGVPDTQVSCHTAKVGNYVVEGHVPAQDIKRLLAQKPKARGIAVAGMPMGSPGMEHGDHREPYQTMLIGLDGKTKVFASH, from the coding sequence ATGCGCAAAACCCTGTTCGGAGGCATCGCCTTTGCCGCCATGTTCGTCGCCACGGCCGCCCATGCCGCGACGATGACCGTCTACAAACATCCCAGCTGCGGCTGTTGCGCCAAATGGATCGAGCATGTCGAACAGCATGGCTTCACCGTCGATGTGGTCCCGACCACCGAGATGATGGCGCTGAAGACCAAGCTGGGCGTTCCGGATACGCAGGTTAGCTGCCACACCGCTAAGGTCGGCAATTATGTTGTCGAGGGCCATGTTCCCGCTCAGGATATCAAGCGGCTGCTCGCCCAGAAGCCCAAGGCGCGGGGAATCGCCGTTGCGGGCATGCCGATGGGTTCGCCAGGCATGGAGCATGGCGACCACCGCGAGCCCTATCAGACGATGCTTATTGGCCTTGATGGCAAGACCAAGGTCTTCGCCTCGCACTAA